Proteins encoded by one window of Streptomyces uncialis:
- a CDS encoding endonuclease/exonuclease/phosphatase family protein, which yields MATATRSDGSTFPGLPPYEGRRRAGAGAWFAGLLLLGVSVVMGCRIADVDGVTPVPQLLAFLPWLLAPTALALLLAVLARWRTGLVWGVLALGAVAWYTEPYGKVSDPAGQALARLRVMTSNVEYGGATDALIKAAGRERPDLLFVQECDPGCLAALRGKLGGDYPHSSAVEEYGAAGSAILSRTPLRRTGGIPGSTLGMPGAVAEVKGRPVRLQLAHPMPPLPGELGTWRRELDALHDFAAAGDGPTIVAGDFNATQDHAAFRRLLDTGLRDGARIADASRTATWPASTARLIGAQIDHVLVSEEFAASGARFLDLGDTDHRTVVVDLTLHETPGAARAE from the coding sequence ATGGCCACGGCCACACGGAGCGACGGGAGCACCTTCCCCGGGCTCCCGCCGTACGAAGGGCGCCGTCGGGCAGGCGCCGGGGCCTGGTTCGCGGGGCTGCTGCTCCTCGGTGTCAGCGTCGTGATGGGCTGCCGGATCGCGGACGTGGACGGGGTCACCCCCGTACCGCAGCTCCTCGCGTTCCTGCCCTGGCTGCTCGCGCCGACCGCGCTCGCCCTACTGCTCGCGGTGCTCGCGCGCTGGCGCACCGGACTGGTGTGGGGCGTCCTCGCACTCGGCGCGGTCGCCTGGTACACCGAGCCGTACGGCAAGGTCTCCGACCCGGCGGGCCAAGCGCTCGCCCGGCTCAGGGTCATGACGTCCAACGTCGAGTACGGCGGCGCGACGGACGCCCTGATCAAGGCGGCCGGCCGGGAACGCCCCGACCTCCTCTTCGTCCAGGAGTGCGACCCGGGCTGCCTCGCGGCGCTGCGCGGAAAGCTCGGCGGCGACTACCCGCACAGCTCGGCCGTCGAGGAGTACGGCGCCGCGGGTTCCGCGATCCTCAGCCGCACCCCGCTGCGCCGCACCGGCGGCATCCCCGGCAGCACGCTCGGCATGCCCGGCGCGGTGGCCGAGGTCAAGGGCCGTCCGGTCCGGCTCCAGCTCGCCCACCCCATGCCCCCGCTGCCTGGTGAACTCGGCACCTGGCGGCGCGAACTCGACGCGCTGCACGACTTCGCCGCCGCCGGGGACGGTCCCACGATCGTCGCGGGCGACTTCAACGCCACCCAGGACCACGCCGCGTTCCGCCGCCTCCTCGACACCGGGCTGCGCGACGGCGCCCGGATCGCGGACGCCTCCCGCACCGCGACCTGGCCCGCGTCGACCGCCCGGCTCATCGGCGCGCAGATCGACCACGTCCTGGTGTCGGAGGAGTTCGCCGCGAGCGGCGCCCGCTTCCTGGACCTGGGCGACACCGACCACCGCACGGTCGTCGTCGACCTCACCCTGCACGAGACCCCGGGGGCGGCGCGGGCGGAGTAG
- a CDS encoding PP2C family protein-serine/threonine phosphatase: MRIRSSHPAPPDSRARPPRPGGGRVRRRDGGPRTRAGVPLGSFPVPGGQEPAATSSLRIRGYSVAWLPPLVLLVALVLFDWNTGGEFRVASWIVMVPGIAAALCGVWGTAAFAVISLAAYTLVDNAWPHEFQTGLPDFILVGIGGALATGASWVRLRNERRALHMRDVADTTRLTVLRPLPPRWGGLDHAAVYLAADSVAKVGGDFYDIQPSRHGTRVLLGDVQGKGLGAVDGAAVLLGSFRESGYHEPRLSTVAERLETRMRRHRYYCLRVGRDDGDRFATAVLLGFPPSERPGSRLEIVNFGHQPPLFVSPAGVRELVPGDGLPLGLGDLSDSPALVQRVAVRPDETVLLVTDGVTEARDAHGVFFPLFQAVTGMVAADPENARPERLVTLVRDATLAHCNGHLGDDTTIFAVRGTGTEAGTGFWDEEEPGGPPWETAQRPPRRRRVRRTKAP, encoded by the coding sequence ATGCGTATCCGCAGCTCCCACCCCGCCCCGCCGGACTCCCGCGCCCGCCCGCCGCGACCCGGCGGCGGCCGGGTGCGCCGGCGCGACGGGGGCCCGCGTACCCGCGCCGGGGTGCCCCTCGGCTCCTTCCCCGTGCCGGGCGGTCAGGAGCCCGCCGCCACGTCCTCCCTGCGGATACGGGGGTACAGCGTGGCGTGGCTGCCGCCGCTGGTCCTGCTGGTCGCCCTCGTGCTGTTCGACTGGAACACCGGGGGCGAGTTCCGGGTGGCCTCCTGGATCGTGATGGTCCCGGGGATCGCGGCGGCGCTGTGCGGGGTGTGGGGGACGGCGGCCTTCGCGGTGATCTCGCTGGCGGCGTACACCCTGGTGGACAACGCCTGGCCGCACGAGTTCCAGACCGGGCTGCCCGACTTCATCCTCGTCGGCATCGGCGGTGCGCTCGCCACGGGTGCCAGCTGGGTACGGCTGCGCAACGAACGGCGGGCCCTGCACATGCGGGACGTGGCCGACACCACCCGGCTCACCGTGCTGCGCCCGCTGCCGCCCCGCTGGGGCGGACTCGACCACGCGGCCGTCTACCTCGCGGCGGACAGCGTCGCCAAGGTCGGCGGCGACTTCTACGACATCCAGCCCAGCCGGCACGGCACCCGGGTCCTGCTCGGGGACGTCCAGGGCAAGGGCCTCGGCGCGGTCGACGGGGCGGCGGTGCTGCTCGGCTCGTTCCGGGAGTCCGGGTACCACGAGCCACGGCTGTCGACCGTCGCGGAGCGGCTGGAGACCCGGATGCGTCGCCACCGCTACTACTGTCTGCGGGTCGGCCGCGACGACGGCGACCGGTTCGCCACCGCGGTCCTGCTCGGGTTCCCGCCGTCCGAGCGGCCCGGGTCCCGGCTGGAGATCGTCAACTTCGGCCATCAGCCGCCGCTGTTCGTCAGCCCCGCCGGGGTCCGCGAACTCGTCCCCGGCGACGGGCTGCCGCTCGGCCTCGGGGACCTCTCCGACAGCCCGGCACTCGTCCAGCGGGTGGCCGTCCGCCCCGACGAGACGGTGCTCCTGGTCACCGACGGGGTGACCGAGGCCCGCGACGCGCACGGCGTCTTCTTCCCGCTGTTCCAGGCGGTCACCGGGATGGTGGCGGCCGATCCGGAGAACGCCCGGCCGGAACGGCTGGTGACCCTCGTCCGGGACGCGACCCTCGCCCACTGCAACGGACACCTCGGCGACGACACGACGATCTTCGCGGTGCGGGGTACGGGGACGGAGGCGGGGACGGGGTTCTGGGACGAGGAGGAACCGGGCGGCCCCCCGTGGGAGACCGCACAGCGGCCACCCCGCCGCCGCCGGGTACGCCGGACAAAGGCCCCGTGA
- a CDS encoding ATP-binding cassette domain-containing protein: MSSAQSGRAATTAGPAIETEGLVKTFGGTRAVDGVDLVVPVGTVYGLLGPNGAGKTTTVRMLATLLRPDGGRARVFGHDVVREADAVRTRVSLTGQYASVDEDLTGTENLVLLARLTGHGRKASYGRAEQLLTAFGLEEAAERQVKNYSGGMRRRIDIAASILNTPDLLFLDEPTTGLDPRSRNQVWDIIRAVVAQGTTVLLTTQYLDEADQLASRIAVIDHGRVIAEGTKGDLKASVGAGSVHVRLRDAGRREEARELLARVLDARVVLEPDPVALSARIGQDTAPDGHNAADQASRALAELTRAGITVDNFALGQPSLDEVFLALTDRPVTPAHDRPPHDRPANDRPTNEPTEEAAA; this comes from the coding sequence ATGAGCAGCGCACAGAGCGGACGGGCGGCCACCACGGCCGGGCCCGCCATCGAGACCGAGGGCCTGGTGAAGACGTTCGGCGGCACCCGGGCGGTGGACGGCGTCGACCTCGTCGTCCCCGTCGGCACCGTCTACGGCCTCCTCGGGCCCAACGGCGCGGGCAAGACCACCACCGTCAGGATGCTGGCGACCCTGCTGCGGCCCGACGGCGGCCGGGCCCGCGTCTTCGGCCACGACGTCGTCCGCGAGGCCGACGCCGTACGCACCCGGGTCAGCCTCACCGGCCAGTACGCCTCCGTCGACGAGGACCTCACCGGCACCGAGAACCTGGTGCTGCTCGCCCGGCTGACCGGCCACGGCCGCAAGGCCTCGTACGGGCGGGCGGAGCAGCTGCTCACCGCGTTCGGACTTGAGGAGGCCGCCGAACGCCAGGTCAAGAACTACTCCGGTGGCATGCGGCGCCGTATCGACATCGCCGCCTCCATCCTCAACACCCCTGACCTGCTCTTCCTCGACGAGCCCACCACCGGGCTCGACCCGCGCAGCCGCAACCAGGTCTGGGACATCATCCGCGCGGTCGTCGCCCAGGGCACCACCGTGCTGCTCACCACCCAGTACCTCGACGAGGCCGACCAGCTCGCGTCCCGGATCGCCGTCATCGACCACGGCCGGGTGATCGCGGAGGGCACCAAGGGCGATCTCAAGGCGTCCGTGGGCGCGGGTTCCGTGCATGTCCGGCTGCGGGACGCGGGCCGTCGCGAGGAGGCCCGGGAACTGCTCGCCCGCGTCCTCGACGCGCGGGTCGTCCTCGAACCCGACCCCGTCGCGCTCAGCGCCCGGATCGGGCAGGACACCGCGCCCGACGGGCACAACGCCGCCGACCAGGCGTCCCGCGCGCTCGCCGAACTGACCCGCGCCGGGATCACCGTCGACAACTTCGCGCTCGGCCAGCCCAGCCTGGACGAGGTCTTCCTGGCCCTCACCGACCGCCCCGTCACCCCCGCGCACGACCGGCCCCCGCATGACCGGCCCGCGAACGACCGGCCCACGAACGAGCCCACGGAAGAGGCAGCGGCATGA
- a CDS encoding ABC transporter permease: MSTVTTTDAQELAPVRTDSLADLLIAKDRPPRPGPLSASLTFGWRAMLKIKHVPEQLFDVTAFPVMLILMYTYLFGGALAGSPQEYIQYLLPGMLVMSIVMITMYTGVAINTDIDKGVFDRFRTLPVWRPAAMVGYLLGDMVRYVIASIVMISVGLIMGFRPDGGLLGVLAGVALLVVFSFAVSWVWTMFGLLLRTEKSVMGVSMMVIFPLTFLSDIFVKPETMPGWLQAFVNHNPITHVATAVRELMAGHWPAAELGWAVGWSAALVVVFGTLTMRMYNRK, from the coding sequence ATGAGTACCGTGACCACCACGGACGCCCAGGAACTCGCCCCCGTCCGGACCGACTCCCTCGCGGATCTGCTCATCGCGAAGGACCGGCCGCCCCGGCCGGGACCGCTCTCCGCGTCCCTCACCTTCGGCTGGCGGGCCATGCTGAAGATCAAGCATGTGCCGGAACAGCTCTTCGACGTGACCGCGTTCCCGGTCATGCTGATCCTGATGTACACGTACCTCTTCGGCGGGGCCCTCGCCGGGTCGCCCCAGGAGTACATCCAGTACCTGCTGCCCGGCATGCTGGTGATGTCCATCGTCATGATCACCATGTACACGGGTGTCGCGATCAACACGGACATCGACAAAGGCGTCTTCGACCGCTTCCGGACCCTGCCCGTGTGGCGGCCCGCCGCGATGGTCGGGTACCTCCTCGGCGACATGGTCCGCTATGTGATCGCCTCCATCGTGATGATCAGCGTCGGCCTGATCATGGGCTTCCGCCCGGACGGCGGGCTCCTCGGCGTGCTCGCGGGAGTCGCGCTGCTGGTCGTCTTCTCGTTCGCGGTGTCGTGGGTGTGGACGATGTTCGGGCTGCTGCTGCGCACCGAGAAGTCCGTCATGGGCGTCAGCATGATGGTGATCTTCCCGCTGACGTTCCTCAGTGACATCTTCGTCAAGCCGGAGACCATGCCCGGCTGGCTCCAGGCGTTCGTCAACCACAACCCGATCACCCATGTCGCGACGGCCGTGCGGGAACTGATGGCCGGACACTGGCCCGCCGCCGAACTGGGCTGGGCGGTGGGCTGGTCCGCAGCTCTCGTCGTCGTCTTCGGGACGCTGACGATGCGGATGTACAACCGGAAGTAG
- a CDS encoding RNA polymerase sigma factor, with the protein MLRLHAPQVLGALVRRYGHFGLAEDAVQEALLAAAGQWPADGVPANPRGWLIKVASRRLTDLLRAEESRRRREETAARLVPAHERTAPSPGESRAPSGDDTLTLLFLCCRPELSPAARVALTLRAVGGLTTAEIARAHLVPEATIARRVSRAKEKLRGTPFRRPDPAELAERLGAVLKVLYLIFTEGHTATSGQRLRRGDLAREAIRLTRVLRALLPDDGRVTGLLALMLLTDARAAARTGPHGELVPLDEQDRALWDRAALAEGTALVEESLRRPPVGVYQVQAAVAALHGEAASARDTDWPQILALYDVLVALGPDPMAALGRAVALSMVRGARAGLTELDRLEEATPSPGPFAGNHRLYAVRAHLLERAGDPVAARAAYQEAARRTLSEPEARYLSRRAARLAPDRPAPRPAD; encoded by the coding sequence CTGCTGCGGCTGCACGCGCCGCAGGTGCTGGGCGCGCTGGTGCGCCGGTACGGGCACTTCGGCCTGGCCGAGGACGCCGTCCAGGAGGCGCTGCTCGCGGCGGCCGGTCAGTGGCCGGCCGACGGGGTGCCCGCGAACCCCCGGGGGTGGCTGATCAAGGTGGCGTCCCGGCGGCTCACGGATCTGCTGCGGGCGGAGGAGTCCCGGCGCCGCCGGGAGGAGACTGCGGCGCGGCTCGTGCCCGCGCACGAGCGCACCGCGCCGTCGCCCGGCGAGTCCCGCGCGCCGAGCGGCGACGACACCCTGACCCTGCTGTTCCTGTGCTGCCGTCCCGAACTGAGCCCGGCGGCACGGGTCGCGCTGACCCTGCGGGCGGTCGGCGGACTGACGACCGCCGAGATCGCCCGCGCCCATCTCGTACCGGAGGCGACGATCGCCCGCCGGGTGAGCCGCGCCAAGGAGAAGCTGCGGGGGACCCCGTTCCGGCGGCCGGACCCCGCCGAGCTGGCCGAACGGCTCGGGGCCGTCCTGAAGGTGCTGTACCTGATCTTCACCGAAGGGCACACGGCCACGTCCGGACAGCGGCTGCGCCGCGGGGACCTGGCGCGGGAGGCGATCCGGCTCACCCGCGTCCTGCGGGCGCTGCTGCCGGACGACGGCCGGGTCACGGGACTGCTCGCGCTGATGCTGCTGACCGACGCCCGCGCCGCGGCCCGTACCGGTCCGCACGGCGAACTCGTGCCGCTGGACGAGCAGGACCGCGCCCTGTGGGACCGTGCCGCCCTCGCCGAGGGCACCGCCCTGGTCGAGGAGTCGCTGCGCCGCCCGCCCGTCGGCGTCTACCAGGTGCAGGCGGCCGTGGCCGCGCTGCACGGTGAGGCGGCGTCGGCGCGGGACACGGACTGGCCGCAGATCCTGGCCCTGTACGACGTGCTGGTGGCCCTCGGCCCGGACCCGATGGCGGCGCTCGGGCGGGCGGTGGCGCTGTCGATGGTGCGGGGCGCGCGGGCGGGCCTCACCGAACTGGACCGGCTGGAGGAGGCGACGCCTTCGCCGGGCCCCTTCGCGGGCAACCACCGGCTGTACGCCGTACGGGCCCATCTGCTGGAACGCGCCGGGGACCCGGTGGCCGCGCGGGCGGCGTACCAGGAGGCCGCCCGGCGCACCCTCAGCGAACCGGAGGCCCGTTATCTGTCCCGCCGGGCGGCCCGCCTGGCCCCCGACCGCCCGGCCCCCCGTCCCGCCGACTGA
- a CDS encoding YciI family protein translates to MKYMVMILGTQADYAAMRGDSSDGSPAYTEQDLVAMGAFMSALSDDLAESGELIDGQGLTEPALARFVTGAPDDPQPVVTDGPYGETKEVLAGYWILDCASLDRVTEIAARVTRCPQPAGSAIRPVVIRPLMAQGEITA, encoded by the coding sequence ATGAAGTACATGGTGATGATCCTCGGTACACAGGCGGACTACGCGGCCATGCGGGGCGACAGCTCCGACGGGAGTCCCGCGTACACCGAGCAGGACCTGGTCGCGATGGGCGCGTTCATGAGCGCGCTGAGCGACGATCTCGCGGAGAGCGGGGAACTGATCGACGGCCAGGGGCTGACGGAGCCCGCGCTGGCGCGGTTCGTGACCGGCGCCCCCGACGATCCGCAGCCGGTGGTCACGGACGGTCCCTACGGGGAGACGAAGGAGGTCCTCGCCGGATACTGGATCCTGGACTGCGCGAGCCTGGACCGGGTCACGGAGATCGCGGCCCGGGTCACCCGGTGTCCGCAGCCCGCGGGATCGGCGATCCGGCCGGTGGTGATCCGGCCCCTGATGGCCCAGGGCGAGATCACCGCCTGA
- a CDS encoding DoxX family protein, translated as MYIAYVVVAVLFALMLAGSGRGKLVREQRVTDTITGLGVPLSWFVPLAVLEFAAALGLLAGIFYRPLGIAAGIGAVLYFVGALIAHLRAKDTKGLAAPGVMLLFSAAPVALGFLSL; from the coding sequence GTGTACATCGCCTACGTGGTCGTCGCCGTTCTGTTCGCCCTGATGCTGGCCGGTTCCGGCCGGGGGAAGCTGGTGCGCGAGCAGCGGGTGACCGACACCATCACCGGGCTCGGCGTGCCCCTGAGCTGGTTCGTCCCGCTCGCCGTGCTGGAGTTCGCCGCCGCGCTCGGGCTGCTCGCGGGCATCTTCTACCGCCCGCTCGGCATCGCGGCGGGCATCGGCGCGGTGCTGTACTTCGTGGGCGCCCTGATCGCCCATCTGCGGGCCAAGGACACCAAGGGTCTGGCGGCCCCCGGTGTGATGCTGCTGTTCTCGGCCGCTCCGGTGGCGCTGGGCTTCCTGTCGCTCTGA
- a CDS encoding MarR family winged helix-turn-helix transcriptional regulator, with translation MVAGEAEEMTEGLAFLLARHGAGAQMMLRRALVSSGLTPRHMMTLKHLDTGPVSQQALVDMLEVDPSVLVAVLNDLERDELALRRRDPADRRRHIVEITPAGAAVLRRSDEILAEAEGELFTHLSPAEQLLLRDLLNRINVSPDQFTCTED, from the coding sequence ATGGTGGCGGGCGAGGCGGAAGAGATGACCGAGGGCCTGGCGTTCCTGCTGGCCAGGCATGGTGCGGGCGCCCAGATGATGCTCCGCAGAGCGCTGGTCTCCAGCGGGCTGACACCGCGGCACATGATGACCTTGAAGCACCTGGACACGGGCCCGGTGAGCCAGCAGGCCCTGGTGGACATGCTGGAGGTCGACCCGAGCGTGCTGGTGGCCGTCCTGAACGACCTGGAGCGCGACGAGCTCGCACTGCGCCGCCGCGACCCCGCCGACCGGCGCCGGCACATCGTGGAGATCACCCCCGCCGGAGCCGCTGTGCTGCGCAGGTCGGACGAGATCCTCGCGGAGGCCGAAGGAGAGCTGTTCACCCATCTCTCCCCGGCGGAACAGCTCCTGCTGCGCGACCTCCTGAACCGGATCAACGTCTCCCCCGACCAGTTCACCTGCACCGAGGACTGA
- a CDS encoding TetR/AcrR family transcriptional regulator, giving the protein MTSDDAHPPPTAGTTADGRERKGQRTRRRILEAARKQFAQSGFERATIRAIAADAGVDKASVIHYFGTKQELFREAADWHIPVTELTTDDPGQSVENYLRYMLTSWSNDPDTPMTALLRASMTSEEAAALLRERVTEQAVDPVAERLGDDPDARLRAALVGAMMMGIATHRYVLRLPDLAAADLTDVLRVSVPVLRELLVRPDDRPA; this is encoded by the coding sequence GTGACCAGCGATGACGCGCACCCCCCACCCACCGCCGGCACCACCGCCGACGGCCGGGAACGCAAGGGCCAGCGCACCCGCCGCCGCATCCTGGAAGCCGCCCGCAAGCAGTTCGCCCAGTCCGGGTTCGAACGCGCCACGATCCGCGCGATCGCGGCCGACGCGGGCGTCGACAAGGCGTCCGTCATCCACTACTTCGGCACCAAGCAGGAACTCTTCCGGGAAGCCGCGGACTGGCACATCCCCGTCACCGAACTGACGACGGACGACCCCGGCCAGTCCGTCGAGAACTACCTCCGGTACATGCTGACCTCGTGGTCCAACGACCCCGACACCCCGATGACGGCGTTGCTGCGCGCCAGCATGACCAGCGAGGAAGCGGCGGCCCTGCTCCGGGAACGGGTCACGGAACAGGCCGTGGACCCCGTCGCCGAACGCCTCGGCGACGACCCCGACGCCCGGCTGCGCGCCGCCCTCGTCGGCGCGATGATGATGGGCATCGCCACCCACCGGTACGTACTGCGGCTGCCGGACCTCGCGGCGGCCGACCTGACGGACGTACTGCGCGTCTCGGTCCCCGTCCTGCGCGAACTCCTCGTGAGGCCCGACGACCGCCCCGCCTGA
- a CDS encoding MFS transporter, which translates to MTATASGREAPAAVQRHLGWALVVIAAAQLMVVLDGTITNIALPSIQSDLDVSASTLAWIVNSYALAFGGLLLLGGRAGDLFGRRRMFRVGIVVFTVASLLGGFATNEVTLIGARILQGIGAAIAAPTALSLITTNFPEGAPRNKAMGVYAAMAGLGSTVGLLLGGVLTDYLDWRWVFFVNIPIGIAVLAGTKLLAEGKPEHGRLDVPGAITGTGGLIALVYGITRGGEHSWSDGLTLASFAVAAVLLSVFLVLQTRSAHPMMPLRLFRDRGRSGAYVTMLFLGAGMFATFYFLTLYLQQILGYSPVETGLAYLPFTVGMMVSAGLGSRLISRYSPRAIAGPGLLIGALGMLWFARLEHDSSYATHLAPAMFVTALGLGASFVPMTLGAVRGVLPEDSGIASALLNTAQQIGGALGLAGLTTVAMTTADDLVPDASGTFYRAMATGDAALLDRAGQALTEGYAAAYLVAAGLFVAGLIITVTAVRGDKPDATAPLPAAHLG; encoded by the coding sequence ATGACTGCAACCGCGTCCGGCCGCGAGGCCCCGGCCGCCGTCCAAAGACACCTCGGCTGGGCACTGGTGGTGATCGCCGCGGCCCAGCTGATGGTCGTGCTGGACGGCACGATCACCAACATCGCGCTGCCGAGCATCCAGTCCGACCTGGATGTGTCGGCGTCCACGCTCGCGTGGATCGTCAACTCGTACGCCCTCGCCTTCGGCGGTCTGCTGCTGCTCGGCGGCCGGGCGGGCGACCTCTTCGGGCGCCGCCGGATGTTCCGCGTCGGCATCGTCGTCTTCACCGTCGCGTCCCTGCTGGGCGGCTTCGCGACGAACGAGGTGACGCTGATCGGCGCGCGCATCCTCCAGGGCATAGGCGCGGCCATCGCCGCCCCGACCGCGCTGTCGCTGATCACCACGAACTTCCCCGAGGGCGCGCCCCGCAACAAGGCCATGGGCGTGTACGCGGCGATGGCGGGCCTCGGCTCGACCGTCGGACTGCTGCTCGGCGGTGTGCTGACGGACTACCTCGACTGGCGCTGGGTGTTCTTCGTGAACATCCCGATCGGCATCGCGGTCCTCGCCGGTACGAAGCTGCTGGCCGAGGGCAAGCCGGAGCACGGACGGCTGGACGTGCCGGGCGCGATCACCGGTACGGGCGGTCTGATCGCCCTCGTCTACGGGATCACCCGGGGCGGCGAGCACAGCTGGTCGGACGGGCTGACACTCGCGTCGTTCGCCGTGGCGGCCGTGCTGCTGTCGGTGTTCCTGGTGCTCCAGACGAGGTCGGCGCACCCGATGATGCCGCTGCGGCTGTTCCGGGACCGGGGCCGCTCCGGCGCGTACGTCACGATGCTGTTCCTGGGCGCGGGCATGTTCGCGACCTTCTACTTCCTGACCCTCTACCTCCAGCAGATACTCGGCTACAGCCCGGTGGAGACAGGGCTCGCGTACCTGCCGTTCACCGTCGGCATGATGGTCTCGGCCGGGCTCGGCTCCCGGCTGATCTCCCGCTACTCGCCGCGCGCGATCGCGGGCCCCGGCCTGCTGATCGGTGCGCTGGGCATGCTGTGGTTCGCGAGGCTGGAGCACGACTCGTCGTACGCGACGCATCTCGCCCCGGCGATGTTCGTCACGGCGCTGGGGCTCGGGGCGAGCTTCGTGCCGATGACGCTAGGTGCGGTGCGGGGGGTGCTGCCGGAGGACTCCGGGATCGCGTCGGCGCTGCTGAACACCGCGCAGCAGATCGGTGGCGCGCTGGGGCTGGCCGGGCTCACGACCGTGGCGATGACCACGGCGGACGATCTCGTGCCGGATGCCTCGGGCACGTTCTACCGGGCGATGGCCACGGGGGATGCCGCCCTCCTCGACCGTGCCGGTCAGGCGCTCACCGAGGGGTACGCGGCGGCGTACCTCGTGGCCGCGGGGCTCTTCGTCGCGGGGCTGATCATCACGGTCACCGCCGTCCGCGGCGACAAGCCCGACGCAACGGCCCCCCTCCCGGCCGCCCACCTGGGCTGA
- a CDS encoding SseB family protein: MYGYEQHVGGAAPGQSYAQPQPPPQQQMAGGYGQQQAPLYPEPSPPSLADAVRAFTTGSMAAEDFQQIFATSKVYCPRGDNPGFLALHNTQQPVIPMFTSLKELRRYAGKESKYFVITGAEVIDLLPTGYGFVLDMEGDHRMVFDAKAVEQMVDFAMRRMYG, translated from the coding sequence ATGTACGGCTACGAGCAGCACGTGGGCGGCGCCGCCCCTGGGCAGAGTTACGCGCAGCCGCAGCCCCCGCCGCAGCAGCAGATGGCCGGGGGGTACGGGCAGCAGCAGGCGCCGCTGTACCCGGAGCCCTCACCGCCGTCGCTCGCGGACGCGGTGCGGGCGTTCACCACGGGGTCCATGGCCGCGGAGGACTTCCAGCAGATCTTCGCCACGTCGAAGGTGTACTGCCCGCGGGGCGACAACCCCGGCTTCCTGGCCCTGCACAACACCCAGCAGCCGGTGATCCCGATGTTCACCTCGCTCAAGGAGCTGCGCCGGTACGCCGGCAAGGAGTCCAAGTACTTCGTCATCACCGGGGCGGAGGTCATCGATCTGCTGCCCACCGGGTACGGCTTCGTCCTCGACATGGAGGGCGACCACCGGATGGTGTTCGACGCCAAGGCCGTGGAGCAGATGGTCGACTTCGCGATGCGGCGGATGTACGGCTGA